A genomic stretch from Hyla sarda isolate aHylSar1 unplaced genomic scaffold, aHylSar1.hap1 scaffold_1563, whole genome shotgun sequence includes:
- the LOC130310221 gene encoding fucolectin-1-like encodes MPMNAIDGNREGVYRMKSCILTKSDVSPWWRLDLHEPRKIGAVVVVNRKDCCWDRLKGAQVRVGNATRNENPVCGAITEAEPGLVTRLCCAGMVGRYVSIVIPDREEILNLCEVEIYPEGDEKQCV; translated from the exons ATGCCTATGAATGCCATTGATGGGAATCGGGAAGGAGTTTACCGCATGAAATCTTGTATCTTAACCAAAAGTGATGTTTCTCCCTGGTGGAGATTGGATCTTCATGAGCCCCGGAAGATCGGAGCAGTGGTCGTAGTGAACAGGAAAGACTGCTGCTGGGATCGTCTGAAGGGGGCGCAAGTCCGTGTTGGAAATGCCACGAGGAATGAAAATCCAGT GTGCGGCGCCATCACGGAGGCAGAACCGGGACTGGTCACCAGATTGTGTTGTGCAGGAATGGTGGGACGATACGTCAGCATTGTGATTCCTGACCGCGAAGAGATTCTCAACCTTTGTGAAGTGGAGATTTATCCTGAGGGCGATGAGAAGCAGTGTGTGTGA